acatgtttattaataaatattttaatttcgacaatttcttatatttaattttaatcgaACGATTGTTATTGATcgttatcatatttttttacgtAATCAATTAAGTGAGCAAGAGGGGATTTTTTATCATGagattataaaattgttttcctATCAAACTTATTACATGATTTCTACACGAGATAATGAtgaaaaattttctaattaataacatgtattgttttaataaaagttttaaagCTAGATTAGATCGGTCCCGACTGAACGGGAACTACTTTAATGACCAAattattaatcttaaaaatcatattactatctcgtttttttatatataagaaataagttatagtgtaaaattaaattaaataagtccttgatcgagaattatTTCAATAACCAAATTAATAACCTAAAACATCATATTACTATTTCTAGtcctttttataaataaaaaaaatagttgtagtaatatgatttttttagaatCGGTGAAAACTAGTTAAACCTGCTTAAAattgataacaaaaataatgcaaagaattaatttaaaccagtattttttttaaaaagaattctttaaattcaatttaaaatatttttaagataaaaaaacaaatttaatgagAATTACAAatagatataaattattttattaattattattaagttttcaaaaaacatataatttaatcatttatataatttacaattttatatgtctgatttcttataattttatattatattattatatcatattatttttattaatatgctatagtgttaattattatatgtatttattaaggataaaacatattttatatagtattttatttttgtaagactaactaaataattaagtaaacaaGTGTTGCAATGTGGTGAATGCAGACAGCGTCGTGCGGTCACACTTGAGGAATAACGAACTGCTACAGAAGCCTTTCCAGCGTCTTCTAAGCTCGTTCGGTTAGGCCGTgtttgggagaaagaaaaggtaAGGAAATCGAAAGAAAGGAAACGGAATAATCCGATACCCCTCTCGTCTCGTAACTAACGACGGCAGCGTTCCGATGGAAGTGCTTCGAGGAGAACGAGGATCGCCCCGCCAAGCCTCGTTGCTTTGGCGTCACCGAGATTCGAAGACCCCACTACACTCTCTTCTCCCACAACCTTCTTCAGGTAACACAGCACCATTTTCCTTTCGCTTCATCACTTTGTCTTGATTGAGcttaaaagataatatagtatttttttaatgactaGTAGTGGTTATCTTGGTGGATCATCTTTACTACATTATCCTTAATTAATCATCACATGGCATGTAATAATACGTTATAAATTGTTTTCGTAAATTGAAAAACTCAAATACGGTTCCTATAGAAATTAATTCAAACTATAAACACTTACTAGTTCTGGACTACTTTAGAAGTTTTGGTAGATAAtcgagaaattattatatagttcggatcacacattttttttatttgtaagaattGAAGACTGAGGTACCGAGAGTTTACAAGAACTCGTGCACCTGCTAATCTAACTGAGTTAGACTCCATGCAATACTTAACCAACTTTGTTtgattttaagagaaaaaattactATCATGTCACGTGGAGATTGGTCAAGATCAGGTCTTATACTACTATACAATAATTTCTGGTGGATCATGGGTGTATTAATTTAGTTTGGAATGTTTTGTGCAGGATATTTTTGAATCTGTGGGAGACTATGTTGATGGGTTGAAGTTTTCTGGAGGTTCTCACAGCATGATGCCAAAGGCTACTATCAAGCAAGCCATTGACATGGCCCATCAGCATGACGTGTACGTTAGCACGGGTGATTGGGCTGAGCACATGGTTAGCAAAAGTCcatcaagtttcaaagaataTGTAGAGGTCTCTCTCTGCCCACCTGattcaatattaatattagtactagtagtagtattattttgtgatgaactttGGTTTTTCATCTCAGACTTAATAATATTTCTGAAACTTTGGTTTTTAACAGTATTGAATGACATCGTCGTATGATTCATGTATCCGATCTCACCTAATGAGATAAGgctttgttattattgttgttgatttGGTTGCATGGTTTTTTGTGCTGTTACAGGAATACAAGCAGTTGGGGTTTGACACAATTGAGCTCAATGTGAGTTCGCTTGAGATTCCTGAAGAGACCTTTTTGAGATTTATCCGCTTGGTCAAAAGTGGTGGTCTTAAAGCTAAGCCTCATTTTCAAGTGAAGTTTAATGAGTCTGATATCTCTCCTTTAAGGAGGAACTTAAACATATTTAGGCCTTGTGGCAGAGGCTATATTCTGGAATCTGCATTgtactagaaaaaaaataagtaataaaaaatacatataacaaGTGACGTGACATAAtcttaataaatatgttctttgTTTCAGACAATACTACTTGCTCATATAATTTTTGGGAACGTAGTCAGAGGATACACTAATCTGATGTTGATAAGCCTGATATgatatataattgtttaataATGTACTATGGTATGTGGATttggttttttccttttttaaaggGAATGACAACGCAATGTTTTGAATTGAAGCTTGGTTCCCAATCATTATGCAAAGACATCCAATTTGGATAAATTGCTCAATCAGATGGATGAATGTAGAAGAGATGCTTATTATGTACTGTATTCCTTAACCataattacttatataaatCTGCTGAGAATGTAAGTAGAAATCGAATTGCTGGAGGGGGAGGATAGGGGTTCAGTACACCTATGAGGTATCTATATGTATGAAGACATTGATGATGGacttattaattgttttagatgccactattttctgttttgaaTGGTGCTTATAAAATTCTCAGGCACTAATCACTGGTACATACATTATATCTAATCCTCTGGACAAAAGGTTGATTGCCATTTGCCAATGAAAAATGTAGAatcaacacaaacacaaaatattGGTTCACCATCCCTTTGTAAGTTTTTCCGCAGAATTTGTAGAAGATGTGAATCTCTTGATCAGAAGGGCCGAGAGATGTATAGAAGCAGGTGCAGACATGATAATGATTGATGCTGATGATGTTAGCAAACATGCAGATAACATGCGTGCGGATATCATTGCCAAGATCATAGGGCGCCTTGGTATTGAGAAGACTATGTTTGAAGCATCAAATCAGAGAATATCCGAGTGGTTCATCAAACAATATGGTCCAAATGTAAATGCTCTACTAAACAACTTAAATCTTGTCATAGTTTCCCTTTTCGCTTATGTTACAGCTTCATTGACATTATTATTTGGCTTTGTTCAGGTGAACCTCTTTATTGATCATTGGAACGTGGTGGATGTGGAGTGCCTCAGGGGACGCAACTTGGGTAAAAATCTTGCTTCTGTCCTTGGTTCTTCAGATTTCCTGTTCTGAAGTTATGGCAATTTTCGTATAGCACCAAGTGGGGATTGATTTGTTTGTGTATAAGGCAAGACTCGAGTTTTGTGTCACATATTTCCTTTTAGTGACTGAAGATTGGGAAAATTTAGATGGAGAGACTGAAATAAATGAAAcatatctttcatttaatttatttccctTGTTAAAATTGTCTTGGATCATTTCCATTGCACACAAGTTAAGGACAGGATTGCGTGAGTGGCAGATCCACACTTGAATGAGGGAGTGCATATGCTGCCCTGAGTTTAAAAAagatacatataaatatatatttaaatgtgATGGgagataattattaattttattttttaaatagattatCTCTAGACTGAGGATCTTAGATCCCTCACCTGTTACATTGGATGCCTGAACTTAcgtaatcaaatttttttatactagtaCCGTGCTACCAGCTCACACTCACCTGTATGTATCTTGCACCATTAGACGGATCCATAAATTTGTATgtttcttattttgattcaattttttcctttttccaaaAATACTCGCGTTCATTCGTCTCATTAATTGTTTTGCCACTTGAGACGAGTTtggttttagaaaatgttttctattttcattttgtgtttttattttccaaaaataattttcatttttaaatttttaagtttagaaaatatgtttgattttatttcttgttttctattttcagaatctcttaaaaaatagtaatcaaTGTTTTCCTCCTAAGAAATGAAGTGTAAATGCgaattattttacttatatatatttttgagaattaaaatgatactttttaatttaatatgcttgtattttaataattaatctaaTATTGTGCTCCTCATAAAATGATTTCGGTGTTATTTGTGCTTTTTTTAACGCAAAAATTTGAGTGTGGCAGAGCTGCTGGTGTATGTGTCTTGTCTCTAGACTGTAATTTGTAAATTATGGTTTTCTTCaattgaaaaacttatttttgttaacttttgctcaaataataatataaaatataaaaatatgttgtaCTACTAAAAAGAAATTACTATGGTCAAATACAGCACAATAgtgattttttcttcaaatatattATCTGTATATGAAATTTAGTTTATACTGTCGAAGAATGGATACTGctaatttatgattttctttgGTAGAATTGACTTTCTctatttctttaataaaattacaGTGTTTTGGTACATTGAGAAATACAAATACTAACAGTgttcttaaaaaattagttaagaaattaaaaaaaattattgaaaaacataaaattatgttatttgcgATTTTTTTACACTCTTCTGTATttctttatcataatttttttttcttttagttgctTAATCAGACCTATAAGAAATTTTCGGTTGAAGTTGATCTACTAGGTCAATAAATTATTACTAATAAGTAGTATTGATAATGGTAATTAAATATGGTCTTCACCGACTAATATGGTCTACAATAAATTATAGTGCTACTAGCTTCTACTAATACGGAGTATTGACAAtggtaattaaatattaatattaattaataagattCTGTAATTTATTGTCCAAATACTCTAACTTAAATGCGTTAAATCATAGTACAAGAGTTTCGATGGGTACCTTACGTTGAACTAATTTCATTATAGGTAGATCTAGCTTGGACGGGACCAcaacaatctttcaaaaaaattccAAATCCTTTTTGACCTTAAATAaccttttcaattatattttgatgaCTTAAATATcttgttagtttttttactgttttttttacttataatctttacaaaattattttttttccatacaaattaagtttattttattttttattcttataatattttaataacactttttttaccgtttaaaatactacctaaaatattttaagaattaaaaacaaaacaaatataatttgtaataactaaaaaaaattgtatagatgaaaagtataaaaaaaattgaattgtaagaacaaaaatatattaaatctatttttatttatgtgaaaaattttctttaacataaatttcttcaaaattatatttatttaatttaaaatatactgAGTCATGGAACCATGGAACTGCCAGTTGATTTATTTAGCCAAGCCGTTTAACGTTATTGGTTGCGGATGGTTCGTTCCTCTCACATGGCATGACACCAATAATAACACATTCCCTTTTCTCTGGTTGTTACATTACAATACAACCTTCAGCTCTTGTTCACGAAACACGCGCTTTTTCACAGCCTTCGAAGTCAAAGGTAacgcctttttttttcttctcttttcttcacTCCAATAaccttctccttcatcattctTAGCTTTTATGTGCGGATTTTTCGATCGCTGTGTCTTATTATTAAGCCTTTCTATCTTGTTGTGTATGCATTACCAACGGGGAAAAAACCGCTTTTTCCCCAACGGGTATTAGAGCAATTGAATTATTGATTTTACCCAAGCAAAGTATTTTGGTTTAGGTGCTCTATTTGTACCAGGTAAAGCTTAATTTTCAATATGGTCTtcaccattttaattttctgaGCTTGTTGTGTGCATTTTGCATAATTGGGTATTGTGTTGTGTAATTGGGCTATGGGATTCAGTAGATTCATCAATGGGGTTGATATAACTAAGAAACATCAATAGGGTTATGATCTGAGTGGGTGAGGTTGCGTTGAATCTTAGTATGCTGAGGAATGCAACCAGGAAGAGGCATTTTATTTCATGCTTTTGATTTTCCTTGGGTTGcgtatcttggttttgttgaatgttaatttgattttttaacatgtttttgCAATTGTGGTTTTGCACTAGgtttaggataaaaaaatattggtgaAATAGCAGGAAAATAAGGTTGGGATTTGTTGAAGATGGTTAAATGTGGATGCAAGCATCTTGATGTTGTTCATTTCTGAGATTGCTATACTACCAATTGCAATGGTTAAATGTGTCTACTAGCCGTATTTTAATGAACTCAGGAGTACCAAACGTCCGTGTCTTTTGCATATGCTATACCAccaatattttgaatatttttagtgaaattttttggCTTTCTATTGATTTATACAAAATGAACAGCTGCTGAAGTTCTCAtatctcatcttgtatatgaggaagaaaaattattctCATTTATAAGTTTCTCATTAGTCATTACATTTGATTAAAGACCTTTGTTCTTGATGTCTTTAGGGGTAGCATTGGTTTAATGcttaattttctcttttgattttgttttgattcTCTACCAGCCATTGTAGTCTAGTGGAATTCTGAATGCTCTTTTTTGTAGAGGGATTGTttgctaattaaaaatttgctaAGGCTATTCAATCTATGATAGTTTATGCCTTCCCATCAGATTTTTTCTAGGTCCTGCATACCATCTTGTTTTGTGTTGAAGTGGAAGTCTGcaatttggttggtgttttacATTTATTCAATATGTGGGATTTTTCTAATTCTATATAGGATTTGCCAAAGAGGTGGATGTGTAATTTGTAGAAATTATTTTCAGCATACACTCTTGTATTGAGGTGACACAGTTGATATTTATTAGTGGAGTTTTGATTGAggattaaatataaattcacCAGAGAAACACTTAGGTTTTGCAATTTTGCCACTTGCTTTCTGAGTCTGATGAAATGAGAGTCAACTTATGGCTTTATTTACTACTGAGTTGTTTTCATCTTGATGATGAATTAGCATTTGGttattccttattgaatttgagGAGtaagatgagaaaaaaaaactgccTTTTGTTTGAGGGAAGACGTTTCACTACATTCTGAATTTCTTCTTAGGTTCTGCATTTAATGTGACTGATTTTTATCTAGACATATAGGGAGCATATTAGGTAAGACCATAAGAGTGTGAATGGAACTGATCTTAATCACCATGTATGGTTATCTGGTAGTAGATCCTTTtatatgctttcacttgatgtgtCCCTTGTATATATTATTTGCAAAGTATCTGCTATTTCTAGCCCCCCAACCACAATATAacctttatattatattttttgattgAATCTCATGACGTGTGATTCATATAGTAGATTTCACCTAATAGGATAAGGCTATTATTGTTGGTGGTGCTATTTGCGTTGAATTTCATCAAACTCTTGCTAATGTTCGATTGACATGTTGTACAGATTCTGGCTGAGCAGTCCTAAGTAAGTCATTGTAGAAGTCATGGTTCTAGAGTCCATTTTGTCGTCTTCGAAGTCACCATCTTTCAGGAGGCAGTTTGCAAAGCATGAACTGGGCAGTTGGTCGACACTCTTGAAGAGGCACCGCTTCCTCTTATTTGCTCTTGCTCTACTAACTGTCCTCTGTACCATTTATCTATATTTTGCAGTTACATTTGCAGCCAATGACTCCTGCTCTGGGTTGAATG
This region of Glycine max cultivar Williams 82 chromosome 7, Glycine_max_v4.0, whole genome shotgun sequence genomic DNA includes:
- the LOC100781391 gene encoding protein HEAT-STRESS-ASSOCIATED 32 → LTTAAFRWKCFEENEDRPAKPRCFGVTEIRRPHYTLFSHNLLQDIFESVGDYVDGLKFSGGSHSMMPKATIKQAIDMAHQHDVYVSTGDWAEHMVSKSPSSFKEYVEEYKQLGFDTIELNVSSLEIPEETFLRFIRLVKSGGLKAKPHFQVKFNESDISPLRRNLNKILVHHPFVSFSAEFVEDVNLLIRRAERCIEAGADMIMIDADDVSKHADNMRADIIAKIIGRLGIEKTMFEASNQRISEWFIKQYGPNVNLFIDHWNVVDVECLRGRNLGKNLASVLGSSDFLF
- the LOC100306234 gene encoding uncharacterized protein LOC100306234, which encodes MVLESILSSSKSPSFRRQFAKHELGSWSTLLKRHRFLLFALALLTVLCTIYLYFAVTFAANDSCSGLNGPLKDSCHMEHVKASVAKSKLKGLRHF